The proteins below are encoded in one region of Campylobacter helveticus:
- the rpsU gene encoding 30S ribosomal protein S21: MPGIKVHPNESFDEAYRKFKKQVDRNLVVTEVRARRFFEPMTEIRKKQKISARKKMLKRLYMLRRYESRL, encoded by the coding sequence GTGCCGGGTATTAAGGTGCATCCTAACGAGTCTTTTGACGAGGCGTATCGCAAATTCAAAAAGCAAGTGGATAGAAATCTTGTTGTTACTGAGGTGAGAGCGAGAAGGTTTTTTGAGCCTATGACTGAAATTCGCAAAAAGCAAAAAATTTCAGCGCGTAAAAAAATGCTTAAAAGACTTTATATGCTTAGACGCTACGAATCAAGACTTTAA
- the ccoG gene encoding cytochrome c oxidase accessory protein CcoG, with protein MQGHITKYTQKRYVWYFITTIIIFILPFIRMNDNHFFLLSFDHKKLHLFFTAFDTQEFYLMPFVLILLFLTIFFITTLGGRIWCAWSCPQTIFRVIYRDIIQTKLLKIRKNINNKQKEYEGQFFKKIIGVLIFYFISIVAVSNLLWYFIPPEDFFAYIQNPGEHLLLLGILFCASLFLTLDITYLAEKFCVYVCPYARIQSVMFDHDTMQVIYDEKRGGVIYDGKTKLYKKPPEGECVGCEACVSVCPTHIDIRAGMQLECINCLECADACSTIQNKFNRPSLINWTSAKAIQTREKVNYFRFRTIAYAGVLTIALIALFVMGSQKEHMLLNINRSTELYSIKNRNDELQITNAYTFLFQNTDNKAHEYYFEASLEGVEGGVKILRPSKAFKLEAGAKDKQIVVLQAQKKLADNDKKDTIFPLKIKAYAVDDGKIVVYRESIFVYPKNTLLKGKE; from the coding sequence GTGCAAGGACATATTACCAAATATACACAGAAAAGATATGTGTGGTATTTCATCACTACCATTATAATTTTCATCTTACCTTTCATAAGGATGAACGATAATCACTTTTTTTTACTAAGTTTTGACCACAAAAAGCTTCATTTATTTTTTACTGCTTTTGACACACAAGAATTTTACCTTATGCCTTTTGTGTTGATTTTACTATTTTTGACGATTTTTTTTATCACTACCTTGGGCGGTAGAATTTGGTGTGCTTGGAGCTGTCCGCAAACTATTTTTCGTGTCATTTATAGAGACATTATCCAAACAAAACTTTTAAAAATTCGTAAAAATATTAACAATAAACAAAAAGAATACGAGGGGCAATTTTTTAAAAAAATCATAGGCGTGTTAATTTTTTATTTTATCTCTATCGTAGCTGTAAGTAATTTGTTATGGTATTTTATACCACCTGAAGACTTTTTTGCTTATATACAAAATCCCGGTGAGCATTTATTGCTACTTGGAATTTTGTTTTGCGCTTCTTTATTTTTAACTTTGGATATAACCTATTTGGCAGAGAAATTTTGCGTTTATGTTTGTCCTTATGCAAGAATTCAATCTGTAATGTTTGACCACGATACTATGCAAGTGATTTACGATGAAAAAAGAGGTGGGGTTATTTATGATGGAAAAACTAAACTTTATAAAAAACCTCCAGAGGGAGAATGTGTGGGCTGTGAAGCGTGTGTGAGTGTGTGCCCTACGCACATTGACATTAGGGCTGGAATGCAACTTGAATGTATCAACTGCCTTGAGTGTGCTGATGCTTGTTCTACGATACAAAATAAATTTAATCGACCAAGTTTGATTAATTGGACAAGTGCAAAGGCGATACAAACCAGAGAAAAAGTTAATTATTTTAGATTTAGAACCATAGCATATGCAGGAGTGCTAACCATCGCCCTCATCGCACTTTTCGTTATGGGGTCTCAAAAGGAGCATATGCTTCTTAATATCAATAGAAGCACAGAGCTTTACAGCATAAAAAATAGAAATGATGAGCTTCAAATCACAAATGCTTACACTTTCTTGTTTCAAAATACCGACAACAAAGCACACGAGTATTATTTTGAAGCGAGTTTAGAGGGAGTTGAGGGGGGCGTTAAAATTCTAAGACCTAGCAAAGCTTTCAAACTTGAAGCGGGAGCAAAAGATAAACAAATCGTTGTTCTGCAAGCACAAAAAAAATTAGCCGATAATGATAAAAAAGATACAATTTTCCCACTCAAAATCAAAGCTTATGCGGTAGATGATGGAAAAATAGTCGTATATAGGGAAAGTATTTTTGTCTATCCAAAAAACACTCTCTTAAAAGGAAAAGAATGA
- a CDS encoding TetR/AcrR family transcriptional regulator codes for MNKKSKEPSAKVLARQEKIKSVALELFLTKGYAKTSLSDIIKISGGSYSNIYTAYKNKEGLFFEILDDVCKRHFELLNSKIKESKSKKLEEILYHFGLTYVAIFNQVQTITFGKIIYSQVYNEDEHLGEWIKKNERNFAHNILVSCFKNQKGNYFNENAEKLATLFCAMLKEPHYTLSILIDTKPMAKKEQEKHVKFVVELFLNGASGIKR; via the coding sequence ATGAATAAAAAAAGTAAAGAACCATCTGCAAAAGTTTTAGCCAGACAAGAAAAAATTAAATCTGTCGCACTTGAGCTTTTCCTAACTAAAGGCTATGCCAAAACAAGCCTCAGTGATATTATCAAAATTTCAGGTGGTTCGTATTCTAATATCTACACCGCTTATAAAAATAAAGAAGGATTATTTTTTGAAATACTTGATGATGTTTGCAAAAGGCACTTTGAGCTTTTGAATTCCAAGATTAAAGAGAGCAAAAGCAAAAAGCTTGAGGAGATTCTTTATCATTTTGGTCTGACTTATGTAGCAATTTTTAATCAAGTACAAACCATAACATTTGGTAAAATTATTTATTCTCAAGTTTATAATGAAGATGAACATTTGGGAGAGTGGATTAAAAAGAACGAAAGAAATTTCGCCCATAACATACTTGTTTCTTGCTTTAAAAATCAAAAGGGAAATTATTTTAACGAAAATGCCGAAAAACTTGCGACTTTATTTTGTGCAATGTTAAAGGAGCCGCACTATACCTTAAGCATATTAATTGACACTAAGCCTATGGCTAAAAAAGAACAAGAAAAGCATGTAAAATTCGTGGTGGAACTTTTCTTAAATGGGGCTAGCGGGATAAAAAGATAA
- a CDS encoding efflux RND transporter periplasmic adaptor subunit, giving the protein MKPFSKKTLVFLSVAMLFNACSKEEAQKKQMPPQPVSTITAKSEDIPLHFSYPAQLVSDYDAIIKPQVSGVVIEKFFEAGQRVKKGDKLFLIEPDKFQANVNMAYGKALNARANFENANKEFKRNKVLIEKKAISQKEYDTSLANYNSTKASLTSARAELQNARIDLAYTEVKAPFDGMVGDALINIGTYVNASSTELVRITNLNPIYADFYISDTDKLKLKRNVDSGKWELENLKTNFKLNGVDIEGNLTFIDSVIDTKSGSVKAKAVFDNQNGTLLPGIFTTITSQGFMQKDGFKIPQIAILRNQEEVYVYTLVNSEVVKTPIEVVYQTNDYAVVSRGLKNGDKIITNNFKKIRPGAKVNEVGSK; this is encoded by the coding sequence ATGAAACCATTCAGCAAAAAAACTCTAGTATTTTTAAGTGTCGCTATGCTTTTTAATGCTTGCTCTAAAGAGGAAGCCCAAAAAAAGCAAATGCCTCCACAACCTGTCAGCACCATAACGGCAAAAAGCGAGGATATACCTTTGCATTTTAGTTATCCAGCACAGCTTGTAAGCGATTACGATGCCATCATTAAACCTCAAGTTAGTGGCGTCGTGATAGAAAAATTTTTCGAAGCAGGACAAAGGGTAAAAAAGGGGGATAAACTCTTTTTAATCGAACCTGACAAATTTCAGGCAAATGTGAATATGGCTTACGGAAAAGCTCTAAACGCAAGAGCAAATTTTGAAAATGCAAATAAAGAATTTAAAAGAAATAAAGTTCTAATTGAAAAAAAGGCTATTTCACAAAAAGAATATGATACAAGCCTTGCAAATTACAATAGCACTAAGGCGAGTCTTACAAGTGCAAGAGCAGAGCTTCAAAACGCAAGGATTGATTTAGCCTATACAGAAGTCAAAGCGCCATTTGATGGTATGGTAGGCGATGCTTTAATCAATATAGGAACCTATGTCAATGCTAGCTCAACAGAACTTGTAAGAATTACAAATTTAAATCCTATCTACGCAGATTTTTATATCTCAGATACTGATAAATTAAAACTTAAACGCAATGTTGATAGTGGTAAATGGGAGCTTGAAAATTTAAAAACAAATTTCAAGCTTAATGGAGTTGATATTGAGGGAAATTTAACCTTTATCGATTCTGTAATTGATACAAAAAGCGGTAGCGTTAAAGCTAAGGCTGTATTTGATAATCAAAATGGCACTTTGCTTCCGGGAATTTTTACAACAATCACTTCACAAGGCTTTATGCAAAAAGACGGCTTTAAAATACCACAAATTGCGATTTTAAGAAACCAAGAAGAGGTTTATGTTTATACTTTAGTCAATTCTGAAGTTGTAAAGACACCTATTGAGGTTGTTTATCAAACAAATGATTATGCTGTGGTGAGTAGAGGATTAAAAAATGGCGATAAAATCATCACAAACAATTTTAAAAAGATAAGACCGGGTGCTAAAGTTAATGAAGTGGGGAGCAAATAA
- a CDS encoding efflux RND transporter permease subunit, producing MFSKFFIERPVFASVVAIIISLAGTIALFSLPVEQYPNLTPPTVSVSATYTGADAQTISETVAIPIEDVINGVENMIYVESTSSASGQMRLTAYFDIGTDPNQATVDVNNRISSATAKLPEEVKKLGVTVRKSSSSILEVVALYSTDGSMSAVDIYNYITLNVLDDIKRVPGVGDAFAIGNRNYSMRVWLDPGLLNKYQITAKEVLSAIEEQNAQYATGKIGEEPVTQKSPYVYSITMQGRLKNSQEFGEVILRVNEDGSFLRLKDVADIELGSQQYVAQGRYNGNDAVPIIINLQSGANSVNTAKLIGEKLDELSKNFPTGLAYRVPYDTTTFVKASINEVLKTFVEALILVIIVMYMFLKNFRSTLIPMIAVPVSLLGTFAGLYLLGFSVNLLTLFGLVLAIGIVVDDAIIVVENVDRILHEDPNISVKDATIMAMNEVASPVISIVLVLCAVFIPVSFISGFVGEIQKQFALTLAISVAISGFVALTLTPSLCALFLKRNVSEPFTFVKKFNDFFDWSTKVFSAGVSYILKRVVRFVLIFGIMLGGTYYLYQSVPSSLVPTEDQGTVMTIVNLPAASSLHRTIDFIDNMSKNDITGLNGVNSSMALIGFDLFTNSPKENAGAMFIKLDDWADRNVTSFEIVKNLNIKHAFNPEAQTFFLDPPPIPGLSITGGFEMYAQNRSGKTYDEIQADVDKLVAAANQRTELSNVRTTLDTRYPQFKLEIDRDKLKYYKLNMQDVFATVSSTIGTYYVNDFSLLGKNFQVNVRAKGDFRNTQEALKNIFVKSSDGKMIPLDSILTLTSSAGADDVKRFNLFPSAQIQGSPAQGYSSGQAMAVMEQLTKEILGDDYTLAWSGTSYQEATNSNTGSIAFVLGMIFVFLILAAQYERWLMPLAVITAVPFALFGSLLFIWLRDFYNDVYFQTGLLLLIGLSTKNAILIVEFAMEEHLKKGKGIFEASVEAAKLRFRPIVMTSLAFTLGILPLVLSSGAGSAARHALGTGLIGGMLAASTLAIFFVPLFFYLLESFNAWLDKKRGKVHA from the coding sequence ATGTTTTCTAAATTTTTTATAGAAAGACCTGTTTTTGCTTCTGTTGTTGCCATCATCATTTCTTTGGCAGGAACGATAGCACTTTTTTCTTTACCAGTAGAACAATATCCAAACCTTACTCCCCCAACAGTAAGCGTGAGTGCGACATACACTGGTGCAGATGCACAAACCATATCAGAAACCGTTGCTATACCGATAGAAGATGTGATTAATGGTGTTGAAAATATGATTTATGTAGAATCAACTTCCTCAGCTTCAGGGCAAATGAGACTAACAGCCTATTTTGATATAGGCACAGACCCAAACCAAGCTACGGTTGATGTGAATAATAGAATTTCCTCCGCCACAGCTAAACTACCAGAAGAAGTTAAAAAATTAGGCGTTACGGTAAGAAAATCAAGCTCAAGCATACTTGAAGTTGTGGCTTTGTATTCAACGGATGGTTCAATGAGCGCTGTGGATATTTATAATTATATTACCCTGAATGTTCTTGATGATATTAAAAGAGTGCCGGGTGTGGGCGATGCTTTTGCGATAGGAAATAGAAATTACTCTATGCGTGTATGGCTTGACCCCGGTTTGCTTAATAAATATCAAATCACAGCAAAAGAAGTTTTAAGCGCCATAGAAGAACAAAACGCTCAATATGCCACAGGTAAAATAGGTGAAGAGCCTGTTACGCAAAAATCCCCTTATGTTTATTCTATCACTATGCAAGGAAGACTTAAAAATTCGCAAGAATTTGGTGAAGTTATCTTAAGAGTTAATGAAGACGGCTCTTTTTTAAGACTTAAGGATGTTGCAGATATAGAGCTTGGCTCACAACAATATGTCGCCCAAGGACGCTATAATGGCAATGATGCCGTGCCAATTATTATTAACCTTCAATCAGGTGCTAATAGCGTTAATACAGCCAAACTCATCGGCGAAAAGCTAGATGAGCTTTCTAAAAATTTTCCAACAGGTCTAGCTTATAGAGTGCCTTACGATACAACAACTTTCGTTAAAGCCTCAATCAATGAAGTTTTAAAAACCTTTGTTGAAGCTTTGATTTTAGTTATTATTGTTATGTATATGTTTTTGAAAAATTTCCGCTCTACTCTCATTCCTATGATAGCTGTGCCTGTCTCTCTACTAGGAACATTTGCAGGGCTTTATCTGCTAGGCTTTAGTGTGAATTTACTCACGCTTTTTGGGCTTGTTTTGGCTATAGGTATCGTTGTCGATGATGCGATTATTGTGGTGGAAAATGTTGATAGAATTTTACACGAGGACCCAAATATCTCCGTAAAAGACGCGACTATTATGGCTATGAATGAAGTGGCTTCACCCGTTATCTCTATCGTTTTGGTTCTTTGTGCCGTCTTTATTCCCGTTTCTTTTATCTCGGGCTTTGTGGGAGAAATTCAAAAGCAATTTGCCCTGACACTAGCTATTTCAGTGGCGATTTCAGGCTTTGTCGCCCTTACGCTTACGCCGTCTTTATGTGCTTTATTTTTAAAGCGAAATGTTTCCGAGCCTTTTACATTTGTCAAAAAATTTAATGACTTTTTTGACTGGTCAACTAAAGTTTTTAGTGCGGGAGTTTCTTATATACTCAAAAGGGTTGTGCGTTTTGTATTGATTTTTGGCATTATGCTTGGAGGGACATACTATCTTTATCAAAGTGTGCCAAGTTCCCTTGTCCCAACAGAAGACCAAGGAACGGTAATGACGATAGTTAATCTCCCGGCAGCCTCATCTTTGCATAGAACAATTGATTTTATCGATAATATGTCAAAAAATGACATTACTGGGCTTAATGGTGTAAATTCTAGTATGGCTTTGATAGGCTTTGACCTTTTTACAAATTCCCCTAAAGAAAATGCTGGTGCTATGTTCATTAAACTTGATGACTGGGCAGATAGAAATGTAACTTCTTTTGAAATTGTTAAAAATCTTAATATAAAACACGCTTTCAATCCCGAAGCGCAAACCTTTTTCCTCGACCCACCACCTATACCGGGTCTTAGTATCACGGGTGGTTTTGAGATGTATGCTCAAAATAGAAGTGGTAAAACTTATGATGAAATTCAAGCTGATGTGGATAAGCTAGTCGCCGCAGCAAATCAAAGAACCGAGCTTTCTAATGTAAGAACAACGCTTGATACTAGATATCCTCAATTTAAGCTAGAAATCGATAGGGACAAATTAAAATACTATAAGCTTAATATGCAAGATGTTTTTGCCACAGTAAGCTCAACCATAGGAACATACTATGTTAATGACTTTTCACTGTTAGGTAAAAATTTCCAAGTGAATGTCCGTGCAAAAGGTGATTTTAGAAACACTCAAGAAGCCCTTAAAAATATCTTTGTTAAATCAAGTGATGGCAAAATGATACCACTTGACTCTATCCTAACGCTCACAAGTAGCGCTGGAGCTGACGATGTAAAACGCTTTAATCTCTTTCCATCCGCTCAAATTCAAGGAAGTCCAGCGCAAGGCTATAGCTCAGGACAAGCTATGGCTGTAATGGAGCAACTTACCAAAGAAATTTTAGGTGATGACTATACTCTTGCTTGGTCAGGCACTTCTTATCAAGAAGCAACTAACTCAAATACGGGCTCCATTGCTTTTGTTTTAGGTATGATTTTCGTCTTTTTAATCTTGGCAGCACAATATGAAAGATGGCTTATGCCTTTAGCCGTTATCACAGCAGTGCCTTTTGCTCTTTTTGGTTCTTTGCTTTTCATATGGTTAAGAGATTTTTATAACGATGTGTATTTTCAAACGGGACTTTTGCTACTCATTGGACTTTCCACCAAAAATGCCATTTTGATTGTAGAATTTGCGATGGAAGAGCATTTGAAAAAAGGAAAAGGCATATTTGAAGCTTCTGTTGAGGCGGCAAAATTAAGATTTCGTCCTATTGTAATGACCTCTTTAGCATTTACTTTAGGAATTTTACCTTTGGTCCTTTCAAGTGGTGCTGGTAGCGCAGCAAGACACGCTCTTGGAACAGGACTTATCGGCGGTATGTTAGCCGCTTCAACTTTAGCAATTTTCTTTGTGCCTTTATTTTTCTATCTTTTGGAAAGCTTCAATGCTTGGCTTGATAAAAAAAGGGGGAAAGTACATGCGTAA
- a CDS encoding efflux transporter outer membrane subunit: protein MRNLILILTAFFIGACSLKPNLKINEANYTSMDDNISIAKEWWKDFNDNNLNLLVEKALKNNADLKIAYINLEQAAAQLGIDRSDLLPKLDGSASANRGKSAINAPSNRAGDFSYGNDFQMGLNLSYEVDLWGKYRDNYNASYEALKASEFDYEAARLSIVSSVVQMYFNSANAYENMQIYKQTMEAYAQTYELKRSLYEIGAIGEYELAQSKAELESVKAQYTSAIDTKENYLKALKILVASDLDDILYKEEDYQKFTQFAKSLPEGISSAILLQRPDINAALSRLTQQNYLVGVARSAFLPSLSLTGLLGFESGDLDTLVKDGSKTWNVGGSFLMPIFHWGEIYQSVNLAKLSKDKAFVSYENTLKTAFAEVRYALSQRKTSLQNYENYKALLEAQQKIYDLASIRYENGSIPLIEYLDARRNLLSAKISYANANYLMANSIVEVIKAFGGGFKVSEKLSEEIEESAKSLDMSFRE, encoded by the coding sequence ATGCGTAACCTAATTCTTATCCTAACCGCGTTTTTCATCGGTGCTTGTTCTTTAAAACCTAATCTCAAAATAAACGAAGCAAATTATACCAGTATGGATGATAATATCAGCATCGCAAAAGAATGGTGGAAAGACTTTAATGATAACAATTTAAATCTTTTGGTGGAAAAAGCTTTAAAAAACAATGCTGATTTAAAAATCGCCTATATTAATTTAGAACAAGCCGCCGCTCAGCTCGGCATAGATAGAAGCGACCTTCTTCCTAAGCTTGATGGTAGCGCAAGTGCAAATAGAGGCAAAAGCGCTATCAACGCTCCAAGCAATAGAGCGGGCGATTTTAGCTATGGAAATGATTTTCAAATGGGGCTTAATCTAAGTTATGAGGTGGATTTATGGGGGAAATACCGCGATAATTACAACGCATCTTATGAAGCACTAAAGGCAAGTGAATTTGACTATGAAGCCGCAAGACTCTCCATTGTTTCAAGTGTCGTGCAAATGTATTTTAATAGTGCAAATGCTTATGAAAATATGCAAATTTACAAACAAACTATGGAAGCCTACGCCCAAACTTACGAATTAAAGCGCTCTTTATATGAGATAGGAGCGATAGGCGAGTATGAATTAGCCCAATCAAAAGCCGAACTAGAAAGTGTCAAAGCACAATATACCAGTGCTATTGATACAAAAGAAAATTATTTAAAGGCTTTAAAGATTCTGGTAGCAAGTGATTTGGACGATATACTCTATAAAGAGGAGGATTATCAAAAATTTACACAATTTGCAAAATCTTTACCAGAGGGAATTTCAAGCGCCATTTTACTCCAACGCCCAGATATTAACGCCGCTTTAAGTAGGCTAACCCAGCAAAATTATCTAGTTGGCGTAGCAAGGAGTGCTTTTTTGCCTAGTCTTTCTTTAACGGGACTTTTGGGTTTTGAAAGTGGGGATTTGGACACTTTGGTAAAAGACGGAAGTAAGACTTGGAATGTTGGAGGTAGTTTTTTAATGCCAATTTTCCACTGGGGTGAAATTTATCAAAGTGTCAATTTAGCCAAACTTAGCAAAGATAAAGCTTTTGTAAGTTATGAAAATACCCTTAAAACTGCCTTTGCAGAGGTGCGTTACGCCCTCTCTCAAAGAAAAACAAGCCTTCAAAACTATGAAAACTACAAAGCCTTACTTGAAGCACAACAAAAAATTTATGATTTGGCTAGCATACGCTACGAAAATGGCAGTATCCCTCTAATAGAATATTTAGATGCTAGAAGAAATTTACTAAGCGCTAAAATTTCCTATGCTAATGCAAATTACCTTATGGCAAATTCCATAGTTGAAGTTATTAAGGCATTTGGCGGAGGCTTTAAGGTAAGTGAAAAATTAAGTGAAGAAATAGAAGAGAGTGCAAAAAGCTTAGATATGTCCTTTAGGGAGTAA
- the cmeU gene encoding CmeU family protein, which yields MEKEQIIANLNALFAKRSEFYQYFDANLSKKENIDAFDFSKQNELKAEDVYKHFYHFDYAMRKLLPPLFKAYEINPSKDLKM from the coding sequence ATGGAAAAAGAACAAATTATAGCAAATCTTAACGCATTGTTTGCTAAAAGAAGTGAGTTTTATCAGTATTTTGACGCTAATCTTAGCAAGAAAGAGAATATAGACGCATTTGATTTTTCCAAACAAAACGAGCTTAAGGCTGAAGATGTTTATAAGCATTTTTACCACTTTGATTATGCGATGAGAAAACTACTTCCACCGCTTTTTAAAGCTTATGAAATCAATCCTTCCAAGGATTTAAAAATGTGA
- a CDS encoding coproporphyrinogen III oxidase family protein: MNFFQNLALKYSHIMMQQSLTKNFKIELLKEPQAKVAKEKSYMLYAHIPFCHTFCPYCSFHKYYYDENLAKNYFESLREELKIIKAQGFNFNAMYVGGGTTLINEEELLKTLELCKKLFDIKEISCESDPNHIEPEKLTMFKGLIDRLSCGIQSFDDETLKKVARYNKFGSSEILQEKISKALGILPIFSIDLIFNLPSQSKEQLLNDLEIAKKLSPQQITTYPLMKSNLTKDNIAKSLGVSFKDNEFEFYKIICEFFKDYTQNNAWSFSLEKNKLNDEYVSSHHEYLGVGSGAFSFLDGELLINAFNLNTYTNLIKEKKNANIAKANFAQKERLKYVFLTEIFSGKIDLKDFNHNLKCDLEKELFIELNALKMCGAVKKENGTLKTSEFGKYLFMVLMKDFYTGMDLVRAVFRDDARLKNKNFIDIMSENVSPLNSQNMEFKA, encoded by the coding sequence ATGAATTTTTTTCAAAACTTAGCACTCAAATATTCCCACATTATGATGCAGCAATCCTTAACAAAGAATTTTAAAATAGAACTTTTAAAAGAACCTCAAGCTAAAGTTGCCAAAGAAAAATCCTATATGCTCTACGCTCACATACCATTTTGCCATACTTTTTGCCCTTATTGTAGCTTCCATAAATATTATTATGATGAAAATTTGGCAAAAAATTATTTTGAAAGTTTAAGAGAGGAACTTAAGATTATCAAGGCTCAAGGCTTTAATTTTAATGCTATGTATGTAGGTGGTGGCACGACACTCATTAATGAAGAAGAGCTTTTAAAAACTTTGGAGCTTTGTAAAAAACTTTTTGACATTAAAGAAATTTCTTGCGAAAGCGACCCAAATCACATCGAGCCTGAAAAGCTTACTATGTTTAAAGGTTTGATAGATAGATTAAGCTGTGGGATACAAAGCTTTGATGATGAGACTTTAAAAAAAGTCGCAAGATATAATAAATTTGGCTCAAGTGAAATTTTACAAGAAAAAATTTCAAAAGCGTTAGGAATTTTGCCTATTTTTAGCATAGATTTAATTTTCAATCTGCCAAGCCAAAGCAAAGAGCAGCTTTTAAACGACCTCGAAATCGCTAAAAAATTGTCTCCTCAGCAAATTACAACTTACCCTCTTATGAAATCAAATTTAACAAAAGATAATATAGCAAAATCCCTAGGGGTAAGCTTTAAGGATAACGAATTTGAATTTTATAAGATTATTTGCGAATTTTTTAAAGACTATACACAAAATAACGCTTGGAGCTTTTCTTTAGAGAAAAATAAATTAAACGATGAATATGTAAGCTCACATCACGAGTATTTAGGTGTGGGTAGTGGGGCTTTTAGCTTTTTAGATGGAGAGCTTTTAATTAACGCTTTTAATCTTAACACTTATACAAATTTAATCAAAGAAAAGAAAAATGCCAACATCGCTAAAGCAAATTTTGCACAAAAAGAGCGACTCAAATATGTTTTCTTAACAGAGATTTTTTCAGGGAAAATCGACTTAAAAGACTTTAACCACAATCTAAAGTGTGATTTAGAAAAAGAACTTTTTATTGAGCTTAATGCACTTAAAATGTGTGGAGCTGTCAAGAAAGAAAATGGCACTTTGAAAACTAGTGAATTTGGAAAATATCTTTTTATGGTTTTGATGAAAGATTTTTACACGGGTATGGACTTAGTTAGAGCTGTTTTTAGAGATGATGCGAGGCTCAAAAATAAAAACTTTATTGATATTATGAGCGAAAATGTCTCGCCACTTAATTCACAGAATATGGAATTTAAAGCCTAA
- the hemJ gene encoding protoporphyrinogen oxidase HemJ, with amino-acid sequence MTEWINEYYAWIKFVHYLSFVSWMAGLFYLPRLFVYHAENKDNEGFVRVVKVQERKLFWAISTPAMIMAIITGSLMLHAHKEVLMIGAGFMHAKLTCATLLIIYHFHNFACLKALANDTSTKSGRYFRIYNEIPTLLFIIIALMMVVRPF; translated from the coding sequence ATGACAGAGTGGATTAATGAATATTATGCGTGGATTAAATTTGTGCATTATTTAAGTTTTGTTTCTTGGATGGCCGGGCTTTTTTATCTGCCTCGTCTTTTTGTTTATCACGCTGAAAATAAGGACAATGAAGGCTTTGTCCGCGTGGTAAAGGTGCAGGAGCGAAAGCTTTTTTGGGCGATTAGCACTCCTGCGATGATAATGGCGATAATCACTGGAAGCTTAATGCTTCATGCACATAAAGAGGTATTGATGATAGGTGCTGGTTTTATGCATGCAAAATTAACTTGTGCGACACTTTTAATCATCTATCATTTTCATAATTTTGCTTGTCTTAAAGCTTTGGCTAATGATACTTCAACAAAAAGCGGGAGGTATTTTAGAATTTATAATGAAATTCCAACACTTTTATTTATCATCATCGCTTTAATGATGGTTGTGCGTCCTTTTTAA
- the lspA gene encoding signal peptidase II, with translation MIKSYKIFWLFFVLVFAFDQFVKILTLKGMRWQSEYLDLTFALNTGVAFSMLSFLEHYLKYLHLAILLVLFVYLFWQKEFLKEHIVAFGMMLGAGCSNLFDRFIHGGVVDMFFWHKWFEFAIFNVADVMINLSVALILIKEIFLKRGKNDRVD, from the coding sequence ATGATTAAAAGCTATAAAATTTTTTGGCTTTTTTTTGTTTTGGTTTTTGCATTTGACCAGTTTGTGAAAATTTTAACCTTAAAAGGTATGCGTTGGCAAAGTGAGTATTTAGACCTCACTTTTGCTTTAAATACGGGCGTGGCTTTTTCTATGCTCAGTTTTTTAGAGCATTATTTAAAATATTTGCATTTAGCCATTTTGCTCGTGCTTTTTGTCTATCTTTTTTGGCAAAAAGAATTTTTAAAAGAGCATATCGTAGCTTTTGGTATGATGCTAGGAGCTGGGTGTTCAAATTTATTTGACCGCTTTATACACGGCGGAGTTGTGGATATGTTTTTCTGGCATAAGTGGTTTGAATTTGCTATTTTCAATGTAGCTGATGTAATGATAAATCTTAGCGTTGCTTTGATTTTGATAAAAGAAATTTTTTTAAAAAGAGGAAAAAATGACAGAGTGGATTAA